One genomic segment of Terrihabitans soli includes these proteins:
- a CDS encoding SDR family NAD(P)-dependent oxidoreductase, which translates to MELAEQVAFVSGATRNIGRAIAEDLASAGAAVAVCGRSDANAADEIVAGIRSRGGRAIPLLGDVRDRAEVQAMVSAARTQLGPISILVNCAAVREETPFGEIKLADWQRILGIVLDGAFNLAQEVLPDMRGKGGTIVNIGGETGHTGARERAHVVTAKAGLAGFTKALALDLAPDRITVNCVVPGTIETDGSSMKRHAATEFKQKRMPPIGRRGEPWEIAAMVRMLCGPGARYITGQAIHVNGGYSCH; encoded by the coding sequence ATGGAACTCGCGGAACAGGTCGCTTTTGTCTCGGGCGCGACGCGCAATATCGGGCGCGCAATCGCCGAAGATCTCGCTTCTGCGGGAGCGGCGGTGGCTGTCTGCGGCCGCAGCGACGCCAATGCGGCCGATGAGATCGTGGCCGGCATCCGCAGCCGCGGCGGACGCGCGATCCCGCTTCTCGGCGATGTGCGCGACCGGGCGGAGGTTCAAGCCATGGTGAGCGCCGCCCGCACGCAGCTCGGCCCGATTTCCATTCTCGTCAATTGCGCCGCCGTGCGCGAGGAAACGCCGTTCGGCGAGATCAAACTCGCGGACTGGCAACGCATTCTCGGCATCGTTCTCGATGGCGCCTTCAATCTCGCGCAGGAGGTTCTGCCCGACATGCGCGGTAAGGGTGGCACCATCGTCAATATCGGTGGCGAGACCGGCCATACGGGCGCGCGCGAGCGTGCGCATGTGGTGACGGCGAAAGCCGGGCTTGCCGGATTTACAAAGGCTCTTGCGCTCGATCTCGCGCCGGACCGGATCACGGTCAATTGCGTCGTGCCCGGCACGATCGAAACCGATGGCTCGAGCATGAAGCGCCATGCCGCAACCGAGTTCAAACAGAAGCGCATGCCGCCCATCGGACGCCGCGGCGAGCCTTGGGAAATCGCCGCCATGGTGCGCATGCTGTGCGGACCCGGCGCCCGCTACATCACAGGTCAGGCCATCCACGTAAACGGCGGCTATTCATGTCATTGA
- a CDS encoding ABC transporter substrate-binding protein has product MTQILTFACGRNDRTDAIFTGEAKPEGATLSALNLPPPEIFPRALKRAEFDVTELSASSYVVQLSRGVSEYVALPVFLSRHFRFDAVYVRSDRGIEKPSDLKGKIIGTPEFQMTAGLWIRGIMQEKFGLDHRDVEYVTGGLNVAGRKERIKIEPGPGQKIRPAGDSVTLNELLVKGEIDAVIAPEPPLGFRDGSAPIRRLFPDTKAAEQDYFKASGIFPIMHLVAVRRALVEASPDLPKRLYDAFVQSRDLGYRKLDQMANAATHPLMLPWLGVELTETKSALGKDFWPYGVEANHPTLEALCRYSHDQSLAARHVAVNELFAETLLDT; this is encoded by the coding sequence ATGACGCAGATCCTGACCTTTGCCTGCGGCCGCAACGACCGCACCGACGCCATCTTCACCGGCGAGGCAAAGCCGGAAGGCGCGACATTGTCGGCGCTCAATCTGCCGCCGCCGGAAATCTTCCCGCGCGCATTAAAGCGCGCGGAGTTCGACGTCACCGAGCTGTCCGCAAGTTCCTATGTCGTGCAGCTCTCGCGCGGCGTTTCGGAATATGTCGCGCTGCCGGTCTTCCTGTCGCGGCACTTCCGCTTCGATGCGGTCTATGTGCGCTCCGACCGCGGCATCGAGAAGCCTTCCGATCTGAAGGGCAAGATCATCGGCACGCCGGAATTCCAGATGACGGCCGGTCTGTGGATCCGCGGCATCATGCAGGAGAAATTCGGGCTCGATCACCGCGATGTCGAATATGTCACCGGCGGCCTCAATGTCGCCGGCCGCAAAGAGCGCATCAAGATCGAGCCGGGTCCCGGCCAGAAAATCCGTCCGGCGGGCGATAGCGTCACGCTGAATGAGCTTCTGGTCAAAGGCGAGATCGACGCTGTCATCGCACCGGAGCCGCCGCTCGGCTTCCGGGACGGTTCAGCGCCGATCCGCCGCCTCTTTCCCGATACGAAAGCCGCCGAGCAGGATTATTTCAAAGCGAGCGGCATTTTCCCGATCATGCATCTCGTCGCCGTGCGCCGCGCTTTGGTCGAGGCTTCGCCGGACCTGCCGAAGCGGCTCTACGATGCTTTCGTTCAGTCGCGCGATCTCGGCTACCGCAAGCTCGATCAAATGGCCAATGCGGCGACGCATCCCTTGATGCTGCCCTGGCTTGGCGTCGAGCTTACTGAGACGAAATCGGCGCTCGGCAAGGACTTTTGGCCTTACGGCGTCGAAGCCAATCACCCGACGCTCGAAGCGCTCTGCCGCTATTCGCACGATCAATCGCTCGCGGCGCGCCATGTCGCGGTCAATGAGCTCTTTGCCGAAACCCTGCTGGATACGTGA
- a CDS encoding MmgE/PrpD family protein — translation MSLNIVLPGATRQLADFVVATSYRDLPPAALDAGRRSLINFLGVSIGGAHHEEVDSSLKALQRLGVAGTVPILGRKERVDAVNAAFINGTSSAVLDFDSTQMKRTNIHPSGPVLPAILAFAHGRNVGGEDFIAAYILGVEVACRIANGVFGENNPGWHVTGVTGGIGAAAAVAKLLGLDAEKTVAAMSIAANQASGLREMYGTACKALTPGRAARDGLLSAMLAAEGVSAPDKPIEGRKGLSMVFTGHEAPHSMTKELGGAYEIELNIFKPYPCAIVTHAVIDGVSRLCAGSGISPEDIANIELEVAPVAAELAGHGEPKTELQSKFSLTHAAAVAATHRSARVEDFSEEAVHDAGFAALRKSVAVQTRKGLRKNEAFVLIRTSDAKTHSVHVEHALGSLEHPMSDEDIAEKFRALVEPVLGAQRARDLLDRAAMLSKSTDAGSLADYPV, via the coding sequence ATGTCATTGAACATCGTTCTTCCCGGAGCAACGCGCCAGCTCGCAGATTTCGTCGTCGCGACGAGCTATCGCGATCTGCCGCCGGCGGCGCTCGATGCCGGAAGGCGTTCGCTCATCAATTTTCTCGGCGTCAGCATTGGCGGCGCCCATCACGAAGAAGTCGACAGTTCGCTGAAAGCGCTGCAGCGCCTCGGCGTCGCCGGCACCGTGCCGATCCTCGGCCGCAAAGAGCGCGTCGATGCGGTCAACGCCGCCTTCATCAACGGCACGAGCTCGGCCGTGCTGGATTTCGATTCCACGCAGATGAAGCGCACCAATATCCATCCATCGGGTCCGGTGCTGCCGGCGATCCTTGCCTTTGCGCATGGACGCAATGTCGGCGGCGAGGATTTCATCGCCGCCTATATTCTCGGCGTCGAAGTCGCCTGCCGGATCGCCAATGGTGTTTTCGGAGAAAACAACCCGGGCTGGCATGTGACGGGCGTGACCGGCGGTATCGGTGCGGCGGCCGCCGTCGCCAAACTTCTCGGCCTCGATGCGGAGAAAACGGTTGCCGCCATGTCGATCGCCGCGAACCAGGCGAGCGGGTTGCGCGAAATGTATGGAACGGCGTGCAAGGCGCTGACGCCGGGACGCGCGGCGCGCGACGGACTGCTCTCGGCGATGCTGGCAGCGGAGGGCGTTTCCGCACCCGATAAACCGATCGAGGGCCGCAAAGGCCTGTCGATGGTTTTTACCGGCCATGAAGCACCGCATTCGATGACCAAAGAACTCGGCGGCGCCTACGAGATCGAGCTCAATATTTTCAAGCCCTATCCCTGCGCCATCGTCACTCATGCGGTGATCGACGGCGTGTCGCGCCTGTGCGCCGGGAGCGGCATCTCGCCGGAGGACATCGCGAATATCGAACTCGAAGTCGCGCCGGTCGCGGCGGAACTTGCCGGGCATGGCGAGCCGAAAACAGAACTGCAAAGCAAATTCAGCCTGACGCATGCCGCGGCGGTTGCCGCGACGCATCGTTCGGCGCGGGTCGAGGATTTTTCGGAAGAGGCCGTGCACGATGCGGGTTTTGCGGCGCTGCGCAAATCGGTTGCGGTGCAGACGCGCAAGGGGCTTCGCAAAAACGAAGCCTTCGTTCTCATCCGCACATCCGATGCGAAGACGCACAGCGTTCATGTCGAGCATGCGCTCGGCTCGCTCGAACATCCGATGTCGGACGAGGATATTGCCGAGAAGTTCCGTGCGCTTGTCGAACCTGTTCTCGGAGCGCAACGCGCCCGCGATCTTCTTGACCGTGCGGCAATGCTGAGCAAAAGCACCGATGCCGGAAGCCTTGCCGATTATCCGGTCTGA
- a CDS encoding tripartite tricarboxylate transporter permease has translation MSDVIVETLVRLLSGWHLVYLLIGVYVGLVMGVLPALGGSAGMAVLLPFVFGLDADLALPMMIGMMAVTPTADTFPSVLMGIPGSNSSQSTVLDGFPMSKRGEGARALSAAFMSSLIGGVIGAAFLTIAIFFALPFLLMIGFGEQLMLIFLALTMVGTLTGKSPLKGLATCALGLLVGTIGTAPATGSQRLTFDISYMIDGVPLVIVGLSLFALPEIVDLVRRQSKISETGQSLGSGWIQGVKDTFIHWSVVVRCSLLGVVIGALPGIGGSVINWVSYSHVVQTSKDKSQFGKGDVRGVIGPESANNAQDGGALIPTLLFGIPGSGSMALLLAGFILVGIEPGVEMITTNLDLTYTIIWSLALGSIFGAGTCVFLAKPIAKLTTVPATIIAPFMFSLIFLSAFQATRDWGDLTILILIAILGIYMKRFGWSRPAFMIGFVLSGQLENGLYRVTQVYGFSFLHRPVVIGLLVILALAIFAAVRFKDRGDPVEVLPAHAADNKTPQIIFIGVLIAAVAFALVDSIGWNFATALMPRSVSVVALVMLLPLLVAMLRTRKNAPFFYDSEREEFSDEVEYRTNEHYIGVLIAVLVGCWVFGFVAANTAFVYYFLWAKARVKQWQAALGAACLAGSLVFISYALGLKFPESLLSSYVDLPGWLQ, from the coding sequence GTGAGCGACGTTATCGTCGAAACCCTGGTGCGCCTGCTGAGCGGGTGGCACCTCGTCTATCTTCTGATCGGTGTCTATGTCGGCCTTGTTATGGGCGTTCTACCGGCTCTCGGCGGCAGCGCCGGCATGGCGGTTCTTCTGCCCTTCGTCTTCGGGCTCGATGCCGATCTTGCTCTGCCCATGATGATCGGAATGATGGCGGTGACCCCGACCGCCGATACGTTCCCCTCCGTCCTGATGGGCATTCCCGGCAGCAATTCGTCGCAATCGACGGTGCTCGACGGTTTCCCGATGTCCAAACGCGGCGAGGGCGCGCGCGCTTTGTCGGCGGCCTTCATGTCGTCTCTCATCGGCGGCGTCATCGGCGCGGCGTTTCTGACGATCGCGATCTTCTTCGCGCTGCCCTTCCTTCTGATGATCGGTTTCGGCGAACAGCTGATGCTGATCTTCCTCGCGCTCACCATGGTCGGCACGCTCACCGGCAAAAGCCCGCTGAAGGGCCTTGCCACCTGCGCGCTCGGCCTTCTTGTCGGCACGATCGGCACGGCGCCTGCGACCGGCTCGCAGCGCCTGACCTTCGATATTTCCTATATGATCGACGGCGTTCCCTTGGTCATTGTCGGTCTTTCGCTGTTTGCGTTGCCCGAGATTGTCGATCTCGTGCGCCGCCAGTCGAAGATTTCCGAAACCGGCCAAAGCTTGGGTTCGGGCTGGATTCAGGGCGTCAAGGACACATTCATCCATTGGAGCGTCGTTGTCCGCTGCTCGCTCCTCGGCGTTGTCATCGGCGCGCTGCCCGGCATCGGCGGCTCGGTCATCAACTGGGTGTCCTACAGCCATGTCGTCCAGACATCGAAGGACAAGTCGCAATTCGGCAAAGGCGATGTCCGCGGCGTGATCGGTCCGGAATCGGCCAACAACGCCCAGGACGGCGGCGCGCTTATTCCGACGCTGCTGTTCGGCATTCCGGGCTCCGGCTCGATGGCGCTGCTGCTTGCCGGCTTCATCCTCGTCGGCATCGAACCCGGCGTGGAGATGATCACCACCAATCTCGATCTGACCTACACGATCATCTGGTCGCTGGCGCTCGGCTCGATTTTCGGCGCCGGCACCTGCGTTTTCCTCGCAAAGCCCATTGCCAAGCTGACGACCGTCCCCGCGACCATCATCGCGCCGTTCATGTTCAGCCTGATCTTCCTATCGGCATTCCAGGCGACGCGCGATTGGGGCGATCTTACGATCCTCATCCTCATCGCCATTCTCGGCATCTATATGAAGCGCTTCGGATGGTCGCGTCCGGCCTTCATGATCGGCTTCGTTCTGTCCGGACAGCTTGAAAACGGCCTTTATCGCGTCACGCAGGTTTACGGATTCTCGTTCCTGCATCGGCCGGTGGTGATCGGGCTTCTGGTCATTCTGGCGCTGGCGATCTTTGCTGCTGTCCGTTTCAAGGACCGCGGCGATCCGGTGGAGGTGCTGCCGGCGCATGCGGCCGACAACAAGACGCCGCAGATCATCTTTATCGGTGTCTTGATTGCGGCCGTCGCCTTTGCGCTTGTCGATTCCATCGGGTGGAACTTTGCGACGGCTCTGATGCCGCGTTCGGTCTCGGTCGTTGCGCTCGTGATGCTGCTGCCGCTTCTCGTCGCGATGCTGCGGACGCGGAAGAACGCGCCGTTCTTCTACGATTCCGAGCGGGAAGAATTTTCGGACGAGGTCGAATACCGTACCAACGAACACTATATCGGCGTACTGATCGCTGTGCTCGTAGGCTGCTGGGTCTTCGGCTTCGTCGCCGCCAATACGGCCTTCGTTTATTACTTCCTGTGGGCCAAGGCGCGCGTGAAGCAGTGGCAGGCCGCGCTCGGCGCGGCGTGCCTTGCCGGCTCGCTCGTCTTCATCTCCTACGCGCTCGGCCTCAAATTCCCCGAGAGCCTCCTCTCTTCGTATGTCGATCTGCCCGGCTGGTTGCAGTAG
- a CDS encoding cupin domain-containing protein, which yields MSVRSAIGEFMKVGIVTKPEGDGPALHEHPNEEQWTYILAGELHFILGDEDKIVGPGTLVHIPRNVPHRSRPVNGPATFLTVKSPAGSGAMDQDYNKAKGADEAEALYPGKRK from the coding sequence GTGAGCGTTCGCTCGGCCATCGGCGAATTCATGAAGGTCGGAATCGTGACCAAGCCGGAAGGTGACGGCCCGGCGCTGCATGAGCATCCCAACGAAGAACAGTGGACCTACATTCTCGCGGGAGAATTGCACTTCATTCTCGGGGATGAAGACAAGATCGTCGGTCCGGGTACGCTTGTACATATCCCGCGCAATGTTCCGCATCGCAGCCGTCCGGTAAACGGTCCGGCGACGTTCCTGACTGTGAAGAGCCCGGCCGGAAGCGGGGCGATGGACCAGGATTACAACAAGGCAAAAGGGGCCGATGAGGCCGAAGCGCTTTATCCGGGAAAGCGCAAGTGA
- a CDS encoding Bug family tripartite tricarboxylate transporter substrate binding protein, with translation MKRLLCGAAVLAAASLASLSGAFAQGVDFNGKTIELIAPYTEGGGADVYARMFIPYLQKYLPGNPTVIIRNLPGGASILGNNKFQATAKPDGEMLVVTSSSTLVAQLLGGKKRQFDVLKWRQINVSPMGTVIYAHSRTGVDGKDMLKDLEKLRGQKIRYGAKQPDAGELRNIFAFDLLGLNHETIFGLARGEVRQAMLRGELEINHDTAESFNSSAQSFIKSGEFVPLWTLGIPKGEDIVRDPVFKQYPTINEVYKAANGKEPSGTEYEAFKAFVNLGVAASKGFALPEGTPDNIRQAYIDAIKKTLEDPDFRKLASDEVGDYPQLFGDDADFAIKKAVGLTPEVADWLKEYLKKKYDLSI, from the coding sequence ATGAAACGCTTGCTTTGCGGTGCCGCCGTTCTGGCTGCCGCGTCACTCGCCTCGCTGTCGGGCGCCTTCGCACAGGGCGTCGACTTCAATGGCAAAACCATCGAACTGATCGCGCCTTATACGGAAGGCGGCGGCGCCGACGTCTATGCGCGCATGTTCATTCCGTATCTGCAGAAATATCTGCCGGGCAATCCGACCGTCATCATCCGCAATCTGCCGGGTGGCGCTTCGATCCTCGGCAACAACAAGTTCCAGGCAACGGCCAAGCCCGACGGTGAAATGCTCGTCGTGACGTCGAGCTCGACGCTCGTCGCGCAGCTTCTCGGCGGCAAGAAGCGTCAGTTCGACGTGCTGAAATGGCGTCAGATCAACGTTTCGCCGATGGGCACCGTGATCTACGCACATTCGCGCACGGGCGTTGACGGCAAGGACATGCTGAAAGATCTCGAAAAGCTTCGTGGCCAGAAAATCCGTTACGGCGCCAAACAGCCGGACGCGGGCGAGCTGCGCAACATCTTCGCCTTCGATCTGCTCGGCCTCAATCATGAGACGATTTTCGGTCTGGCCCGCGGCGAAGTCCGTCAGGCCATGCTGCGCGGTGAACTTGAGATCAATCACGACACGGCCGAGAGCTTCAACTCGAGCGCCCAGTCCTTCATCAAGAGCGGCGAGTTCGTTCCGCTGTGGACGCTCGGCATTCCGAAGGGCGAAGACATCGTTCGCGATCCGGTGTTCAAGCAGTATCCGACGATCAACGAGGTCTATAAGGCGGCGAACGGCAAGGAGCCGTCCGGCACCGAATACGAAGCCTTCAAGGCCTTCGTGAACCTCGGTGTTGCCGCGTCCAAGGGTTTCGCGCTGCCGGAAGGCACGCCGGACAATATCCGCCAGGCCTATATCGACGCGATCAAGAAGACGCTCGAAGATCCCGATTTCCGCAAGCTTGCGAGCGATGAAGTCGGCGACTACCCGCAGCTCTTCGGCGATGATGCGGACTTCGCGATCAAGAAGGCTGTCGGCCTGACCCCCGAAGTGGCCGATTGGCTCAAAGAGTATCTGAAAAAGAAGTACGACCTCTCCATCTGA
- a CDS encoding cupin domain-containing protein, with amino-acid sequence MKYFHRFDQMEQFAFGPKVTSSFGAKVPGQRMILGLAKKAPGTGSKMHKHNAEQFNYMLQGTATAIVGDEEMIIKAGDVVYMPPDVPHSITAIGDEEVIFLTVKDTFEEFRVDLVGE; translated from the coding sequence ATGAAATACTTCCACCGTTTCGACCAGATGGAGCAGTTCGCTTTCGGTCCGAAAGTGACGTCGTCTTTCGGCGCCAAGGTGCCGGGCCAGCGCATGATCCTCGGCCTTGCCAAAAAGGCGCCGGGCACGGGCTCGAAGATGCACAAGCACAATGCCGAGCAGTTCAACTACATGCTCCAGGGCACGGCGACCGCCATCGTCGGCGATGAGGAAATGATCATCAAAGCCGGCGATGTCGTCTACATGCCGCCCGATGTGCCGCACAGCATCACGGCGATCGGCGATGAGGAAGTCATCTTCCTGACGGTCAAGGACACCTTCGAGGAGTTCAGGGTCGATCTGGTCGGGGAATAA
- a CDS encoding AbrB family transcriptional regulator: MTFSQKLIHVLAAAAVGLAGAALFASIHAPLPWMLGSMFATAVVTLASGFPYRMPRAARTFARPVIGVLAGSTFSPALFASAADWWPAFIVVGIFAFITTSAGYVFFRFVCRFDPTTSFFASTPAGLNEMSLLGDSLGGDLRTLVLVHATRILAVVSIIPLVVRTSAHVDVPLLLPEHPIGHIEDLAVLVACGLAGYFIGTRLPIPAGPMLISMLFSAAAHLAQITDAAPPSWLVSGVQVVIGCIAGARFAGIHWREARMIAVSSVAWAILIVGAAFLTAYTASNLVGIPFNSLLLSLAPGGMVEMTLIAYALGIEVAFVIACQIFRNVFTVLTLPYIYRLLHADRPEKPGPDQTG; encoded by the coding sequence ATGACCTTCTCCCAAAAGCTGATCCACGTTCTTGCCGCCGCTGCCGTCGGGCTCGCCGGTGCCGCGCTTTTCGCGAGTATTCACGCGCCTTTACCCTGGATGCTGGGTTCGATGTTCGCGACGGCGGTCGTGACGCTCGCCTCCGGATTTCCCTATAGGATGCCCCGCGCGGCCCGGACCTTCGCCCGGCCGGTGATCGGCGTTTTGGCCGGATCGACCTTTTCACCAGCTCTCTTCGCCAGCGCCGCCGATTGGTGGCCGGCCTTCATTGTCGTCGGGATCTTTGCGTTCATCACCACTTCTGCGGGCTATGTCTTTTTCCGCTTTGTCTGTCGCTTCGATCCAACGACCTCGTTCTTCGCCTCGACGCCGGCAGGTCTCAACGAAATGTCGCTTCTCGGCGATTCACTCGGCGGCGATCTGCGAACCCTCGTTCTTGTGCACGCGACGCGCATTCTCGCCGTCGTCTCAATAATTCCGCTCGTCGTCCGCACCTCGGCGCATGTCGATGTGCCGCTGCTTCTGCCGGAACATCCGATCGGTCATATCGAGGATCTCGCGGTTCTGGTCGCATGCGGTCTTGCCGGGTATTTCATCGGAACGCGGCTACCCATCCCGGCGGGCCCGATGCTGATCAGCATGCTGTTCAGCGCCGCGGCACATCTTGCGCAGATCACCGACGCCGCGCCGCCATCCTGGCTTGTCAGCGGCGTGCAGGTCGTTATCGGCTGCATCGCCGGCGCGCGCTTTGCCGGCATTCACTGGCGCGAGGCCCGAATGATCGCGGTCAGCAGCGTCGCCTGGGCAATTCTCATTGTCGGCGCGGCTTTTCTGACGGCCTATACGGCGTCGAACCTTGTCGGCATTCCCTTCAATTCGCTGCTTCTGTCGCTTGCGCCCGGCGGCATGGTCGAAATGACCTTGATTGCCTACGCTTTGGGAATCGAAGTCGCATTCGTGATCGCCTGCCAGATCTTCCGCAACGTCTTTACCGTTCTGACCCTGCCCTATATCTACCGGCTTCTGCACGCCGATAGGCCCGAAAAGCCCGGGCCGGATCAGACCGGATAA
- a CDS encoding GntR family transcriptional regulator: MRKSRAELADPKPADSGEAASGLDRQADGVPLYQRVRELLRKDLARGVWKPGNMLPTELELSERFGVSPGTIKLAIMELVREGLINRRPGKGTFVTRIDTPRGFARFFGFETPGGAVLNPSVKVVELEITTEAPAAAKKALGLGARGKVLFVRRLLSHDGTPVCIYDSYLPYKLMAGLENEKLDVDRIYYAIEKKFDIHVVAVEEMLKASLVGGKEAKLLGVQAGSPVIHIERVAFSHNNTVVEWRETIGRSDQFIYKLRSH; the protein is encoded by the coding sequence ATGAGAAAGTCACGGGCGGAACTGGCGGATCCCAAGCCAGCCGATTCTGGTGAAGCTGCGTCCGGCCTCGACCGGCAGGCCGATGGCGTGCCGCTCTATCAGCGTGTCCGCGAACTCTTGCGCAAAGACCTGGCGCGCGGCGTCTGGAAGCCCGGAAATATGCTGCCGACCGAGCTTGAGCTCAGCGAACGCTTCGGCGTGAGCCCCGGGACGATCAAACTGGCGATCATGGAACTCGTGCGAGAGGGCCTGATCAACAGGCGGCCCGGAAAGGGCACCTTCGTCACGCGCATCGATACGCCGCGCGGCTTTGCCCGCTTCTTCGGCTTCGAAACGCCAGGCGGCGCCGTGCTCAATCCGAGCGTCAAGGTCGTCGAACTGGAGATCACGACGGAGGCGCCGGCAGCGGCGAAAAAGGCTCTTGGTCTAGGCGCGCGCGGCAAAGTGCTGTTTGTCCGCCGCCTGCTGTCGCATGACGGCACGCCCGTCTGTATCTATGATTCCTACCTGCCCTACAAACTGATGGCGGGCCTTGAGAACGAAAAACTCGACGTCGACCGCATCTATTATGCGATCGAAAAGAAGTTCGACATCCATGTCGTTGCTGTCGAGGAAATGCTGAAGGCCAGCCTTGTCGGCGGCAAGGAAGCCAAGCTCCTCGGCGTTCAGGCCGGCTCGCCGGTCATCCATATCGAGCGCGTCGCCTTCTCGCACAACAACACGGTCGTCGAATGGCGCGAGACGATCGGCCGAAGCGACCAGTTCATCTACAAGCTGCGCAGCCACTAG
- a CDS encoding tripartite tricarboxylate transporter substrate binding protein: MASPALAWEPEGDVEILVTVGPGTSPDQLARQLQAIWRTQGTVKNNVVVTNKPGGGGAVGLGYLNNEHAGSGANLVIAGASMVSNKLAGRSKIGCAEVTPIGHIFAEYIGIAVHPDSPIKDAKDLIERLKADPQSLSIGIATSRGNSNHQAIALAAKKAGIDITKLKTVVFQAGSEARTAVMGKHVDVVPASVGSLVKQVEAGQLRLLAVTSPERMPGAVANVPTWKELGFDAVVSNWRGLMGPKDMPAEAVAYWEDVLDKTMQDADFKKSAEAGFQTAKLMKHEEFAAYCKTEEQNLSLILNDMGIGE, translated from the coding sequence ATGGCAAGCCCGGCTCTCGCCTGGGAACCGGAAGGCGATGTCGAAATTCTTGTCACCGTCGGCCCGGGCACCTCGCCCGACCAGCTCGCCCGTCAGCTCCAGGCGATCTGGCGCACGCAGGGCACGGTAAAGAACAATGTCGTCGTAACCAACAAGCCGGGCGGCGGCGGCGCTGTCGGCCTCGGCTATCTGAACAATGAGCATGCCGGCAGCGGCGCAAATCTCGTGATTGCCGGCGCGAGCATGGTGTCGAACAAGCTTGCGGGCCGCTCGAAGATCGGCTGCGCCGAGGTCACGCCGATCGGGCACATCTTCGCCGAATATATCGGCATTGCCGTCCATCCGGATTCGCCGATCAAGGACGCCAAGGATCTGATCGAACGCCTGAAGGCCGATCCGCAGTCGCTGTCGATCGGCATCGCGACGAGCCGCGGCAACTCAAATCATCAGGCGATTGCGCTGGCGGCGAAGAAAGCCGGAATCGACATCACCAAGCTGAAGACCGTGGTGTTCCAGGCCGGCAGCGAAGCGCGCACCGCCGTCATGGGCAAGCATGTTGACGTCGTTCCGGCCTCTGTCGGCAGCCTCGTCAAACAGGTTGAAGCCGGCCAGCTGCGCCTTCTCGCCGTGACCTCGCCCGAGCGCATGCCGGGCGCGGTCGCCAATGTGCCGACCTGGAAGGAGCTCGGCTTCGATGCCGTCGTCTCCAACTGGCGCGGCCTGATGGGCCCGAAAGATATGCCGGCGGAAGCCGTCGCCTATTGGGAGGACGTGCTCGACAAGACCATGCAGGACGCGGATTTCAAGAAATCGGCGGAAGCCGGTTTCCAGACCGCCAAACTGATGAAGCACGAAGAATTCGCCGCCTATTGCAAGACGGAAGAGCAGAATCTCTCGCTCATCCTGAACGATATGGGCATAGGCGAATAA